One window of the Flavobacteriaceae bacterium YJPT1-3 genome contains the following:
- a CDS encoding FAD-binding protein, whose amino-acid sequence MSRPGLEKLPIKKWKNKHENFEHTLVEGASFKLYNPQGHLFPNRKERYRASTKNMQWLIGHAVQNNLKLRAMGSGWSFTKVGVTEGGIVDTASLNFSFPMSGEYVHDQYLQSPEDLYFLQCGTIIYEINNRLAAKSPPRSIKASGASNGQTIAGALSTGTHGAAFKVGAIQDFVVGLHLVTGENTHIWLERATSPVVSEKFGHWLDADIIRDDALFYAALVSFGSFGFIHGVMIETEPLFLLEEHRLDKIPYDAALKKAMTQQDFSGLNIPGAAPEKTPYHFEVLVNNHRFEPENADKGAFIKFMYKKPYKLPYEVVERTNDFTYGDDLLGIISTVLDSLGSASKLLIPKLVNTMFGLAFKAQPPQTGTVRELFHYTKFRGKVGSAAIGVDATDSPRVLEAILQVNEQHPFPGGLSMRYVKGTKALLGFTRFPVTCVLEMDGVDSDPARKFYREAWLKLEAENIPYTLHWGKINDILDPQRVKNMYGEPAVNKWIEARNTLLKPEAIDVFNSAFLAKCGLDKKLGAIV is encoded by the coding sequence ATGTCAAGACCCGGATTAGAAAAACTTCCTATTAAGAAATGGAAGAACAAGCATGAGAATTTCGAACACACACTGGTCGAGGGTGCTTCGTTTAAGCTGTATAATCCGCAGGGACACTTGTTTCCCAATCGCAAGGAGCGCTATAGAGCCTCCACAAAAAATATGCAATGGTTGATCGGGCACGCGGTCCAAAATAACCTGAAACTGCGAGCCATGGGTAGCGGTTGGTCGTTTACTAAGGTAGGCGTTACTGAAGGTGGGATTGTCGATACCGCCTCTTTGAACTTCTCCTTTCCCATGAGTGGGGAGTACGTGCATGATCAATACCTGCAGAGCCCTGAAGACCTTTATTTTCTGCAGTGTGGAACCATTATTTACGAAATCAATAACCGACTTGCCGCCAAGTCTCCTCCCCGTTCCATTAAGGCCAGTGGTGCGAGCAACGGACAAACCATTGCCGGAGCACTGAGTACCGGCACCCATGGTGCTGCGTTTAAGGTAGGCGCCATTCAAGACTTTGTGGTGGGATTGCATTTGGTGACCGGAGAAAACACCCACATTTGGCTGGAGCGAGCCACCTCTCCTGTGGTTTCTGAGAAATTCGGCCACTGGCTGGATGCCGATATCATTCGGGATGATGCTCTGTTCTATGCGGCCTTAGTCAGTTTTGGAAGTTTTGGATTCATTCATGGGGTGATGATCGAAACGGAACCGCTCTTTTTGCTTGAAGAACACCGACTCGACAAAATACCCTACGATGCAGCGCTCAAGAAAGCCATGACCCAACAAGACTTTTCGGGGTTGAATATTCCAGGTGCAGCTCCGGAGAAAACACCCTATCACTTTGAGGTCTTGGTGAATAATCACCGCTTTGAACCTGAAAATGCGGACAAAGGCGCATTCATCAAGTTTATGTATAAAAAGCCGTACAAACTGCCCTATGAGGTAGTAGAACGCACTAACGATTTTACGTACGGTGATGATCTACTCGGTATTATTTCGACGGTCTTAGACAGTCTAGGAAGCGCATCCAAACTATTGATTCCGAAACTGGTGAATACGATGTTCGGTCTGGCCTTTAAAGCCCAGCCTCCACAAACAGGAACGGTTCGCGAACTGTTCCACTACACCAAGTTTAGGGGAAAAGTGGGAAGTGCGGCCATTGGTGTTGACGCAACAGACAGTCCACGGGTTTTGGAAGCCATACTCCAAGTGAATGAACAGCATCCTTTTCCCGGGGGATTGAGTATGCGTTATGTAAAAGGGACTAAGGCCTTGCTCGGGTTTACCCGTTTTCCAGTCACCTGTGTGTTAGAAATGGACGGAGTAGATAGTGATCCAGCACGTAAATTCTATCGGGAAGCCTGGTTAAAACTGGAAGCCGAAAACATTCCCTATACCCTCCATTGGGGCAAGATCAATGATATCCTCGATCCGCAGCGGGTAAAGAATATGTACGGCGAACCAGCAGTCAATAAATGGATAGAAGCCCGAAATACCCTTTTGAAACCGGAGGCTATTGACGTTTTTAATAGTGCCTTTTTGGCGAAATGCGGACTGGATAAAAAATTAGGTGCAATCGTTTAG
- the pdxH gene encoding pyridoxamine 5'-phosphate oxidase, producing the protein MAKDLSAYRKSYEKDGLRMEDASSSPFTLFKRWFEEVEAEGGLQEANAMTVSTIGLDGFPKARIVLLKKFDDSGFVFYTNYKSEKGKALALHPEVCLSFFWPNLERQVIIKGKAEQTSEEDSESYFHSRPKGSQLGALASPQSEIIPSRAVLEKKLKSLEEEYQDKESVPKPKHWGGYRVKPETFEFWQGRPNRLHDRIYYYQDQHGWSKRRLAP; encoded by the coding sequence ATGGCTAAAGACCTGAGTGCTTATCGAAAATCCTATGAGAAGGACGGCCTGCGCATGGAAGACGCAAGCTCGAGTCCCTTTACTCTTTTTAAACGCTGGTTTGAAGAAGTGGAAGCAGAAGGCGGGTTGCAAGAGGCCAATGCCATGACCGTAAGCACCATTGGTTTGGATGGGTTTCCCAAGGCGCGTATTGTTTTACTTAAGAAATTTGATGATTCCGGTTTTGTTTTCTACACGAACTATAAGAGCGAAAAGGGAAAGGCCCTGGCTCTTCATCCGGAGGTGTGCCTGAGTTTTTTCTGGCCTAATTTAGAGCGACAGGTCATCATCAAAGGAAAGGCAGAACAAACCAGTGAAGAGGACAGCGAGTCTTATTTTCATTCTCGACCCAAAGGCAGCCAACTAGGTGCCCTGGCTTCACCCCAAAGCGAGATCATTCCTTCACGAGCGGTTTTGGAGAAAAAATTGAAGAGCCTGGAAGAAGAATACCAGGATAAAGAATCAGTCCCCAAGCCCAAGCACTGGGGAGGCTACCGGGTTAAGCCGGAGACTTTTGAATTTTGGCAGGGGAGGCCCAATCGTTTACATGACCGTATATACTACTATCAAGACCAACACGGTTGGTCTAAAAGACGCTTAGCACCTTAA
- a CDS encoding histidine phosphatase family protein, with protein MKTLYLVRHAKSSWEYDVIDHQRPLNERGLSDAPLIAAHVAGLIETPDLFMSSDAVRALTTANFYAKAFGVPTEDIRLNHDLYDFDGRQLVREVKKLPNAHDRVMVFGHNHAMTFFVNEFGSKPIGNVPTAAFTAIQFDIDDWENLNKGTTLHHIAPKQLK; from the coding sequence ATGAAAACACTCTATCTGGTACGCCATGCCAAATCTTCCTGGGAATATGATGTGATTGATCATCAGCGACCGCTTAATGAACGTGGACTGAGCGATGCTCCCTTAATTGCAGCGCATGTGGCCGGGCTCATTGAAACTCCCGACCTCTTTATGAGCAGTGATGCGGTACGTGCACTGACCACCGCTAATTTCTATGCCAAAGCATTTGGAGTTCCCACTGAAGATATTCGGCTTAATCACGATCTCTACGATTTTGACGGTCGCCAATTGGTACGCGAGGTCAAAAAACTACCCAACGCCCATGATCGTGTAATGGTTTTTGGCCATAATCACGCCATGACCTTTTTTGTGAATGAATTTGGAAGCAAACCCATTGGCAATGTGCCCACCGCGGCCTTTACCGCCATTCAGTTTGACATTGACGATTGGGAAAATTTAAACAAAGGGACTACACTGCATCACATCGCCCCTAAACAACTCAAATAA
- the ppk1 gene encoding polyphosphate kinase 1 has translation MIDTPENKYVNRELSWLQFNARVLQEAGDKSVPLIERLRFLGIFSNNLDEFFKVRYATVKRIVEAGKKGRKALGVYTAEELLEKITEIVIKQQADSLDILDEIHHSLEEEGIHVLNEKQISSDVHHTFLQDFFLEKVSPALATIVLSEKVELQLIRDLDAYLTVKMTKQGTNGAQYALVELPNTIDRFVVLPKIDENDYIIMLDDVIRYNLHVIFNIFEYDDISAHMIKITRDAELDIESDLGKSFVEKLSQSVKGREDGEPVRFVYDQSIDPKTLSFLLKKLNIENTDSIIPGGRYHNRKDYMDFPSLGRNNLLYERVKPLPIKGVSLNNSIFKKIDEKDFLQYTPYHTFAYVIKFLREAALDPKVKTIKITIYRLSKISHVASALINAAKNGKQVTVQIELRARFDEEANMMYANKMQDEGVKLIFGVPGLKVHSKVCVIERLEKGKIKRYGFISTGNFNGVTARIYTDYTLFTAHQEILKDLSKLFNFFDTNYIVNKYKHLIISPHYARTSFFRLIDQEIAKARRGEQGYIRIKINSFSNYRMVDKLYEASRAGVKIQMIVRGICCLIPGVEGMSENIEVISIVDKFLEHPRLFIFGKEGDEKVFISSSDWMTRNLDNRVEVTCPIYDEAVKQEILDTFNICWKDNVKARVISKAQDNRYRHNSRPDFRSQFETYSYYLNQLNGGDA, from the coding sequence ATGATCGATACACCGGAAAACAAATATGTAAATCGGGAGCTGAGCTGGTTGCAATTCAATGCCAGGGTACTTCAGGAAGCCGGTGATAAGTCGGTGCCCTTGATTGAGCGACTTCGCTTCCTGGGTATTTTTTCAAATAATCTGGACGAATTCTTTAAGGTGCGTTACGCTACCGTAAAGCGCATCGTGGAAGCCGGTAAAAAAGGAAGGAAAGCCTTAGGGGTCTACACCGCGGAGGAACTGCTCGAAAAAATTACTGAGATCGTGATCAAGCAACAGGCAGACAGTCTCGATATTTTAGATGAGATTCATCATTCACTGGAAGAGGAGGGCATTCATGTTCTCAACGAAAAACAGATTTCGTCAGATGTGCATCACACTTTCCTTCAGGACTTTTTTCTGGAGAAGGTCAGTCCTGCCCTGGCAACCATTGTGTTGAGTGAAAAAGTAGAATTACAACTGATTCGGGATCTGGATGCCTATTTGACCGTTAAAATGACCAAGCAGGGGACCAACGGGGCCCAGTATGCCCTGGTCGAGCTTCCCAATACCATAGATCGTTTTGTGGTCTTACCCAAGATTGATGAAAATGATTATATCATTATGCTGGATGACGTCATCCGCTACAATCTGCATGTGATCTTCAACATTTTCGAATACGATGATATCTCCGCCCATATGATCAAGATCACCCGGGATGCTGAGCTGGACATTGAGTCGGATCTGGGAAAAAGCTTTGTCGAGAAATTATCCCAAAGTGTAAAGGGTAGAGAAGATGGAGAACCGGTACGTTTTGTTTATGACCAGAGTATCGATCCAAAAACCTTGTCCTTCCTGCTAAAAAAATTGAATATCGAGAATACCGATAGTATTATTCCAGGGGGACGTTATCACAACCGAAAAGACTATATGGATTTTCCCAGTTTGGGCCGCAATAATTTGCTGTACGAACGGGTGAAACCTTTGCCGATTAAGGGGGTTTCTTTGAACAATAGTATTTTCAAAAAGATCGACGAGAAGGACTTTTTGCAGTACACGCCCTATCACACCTTCGCCTACGTTATTAAGTTCTTAAGGGAAGCGGCTCTGGACCCTAAAGTAAAAACGATCAAGATCACCATTTACCGCCTGTCCAAGATCTCCCATGTGGCCAGCGCCTTGATCAATGCGGCCAAAAACGGAAAACAGGTGACCGTACAGATCGAGCTAAGAGCCCGTTTTGATGAAGAGGCCAATATGATGTACGCCAACAAGATGCAGGATGAAGGGGTCAAGCTGATTTTTGGTGTTCCAGGACTAAAAGTTCACTCTAAAGTGTGCGTCATAGAACGTTTGGAAAAAGGTAAAATCAAACGTTACGGCTTCATCAGCACCGGTAATTTTAACGGGGTTACGGCCAGGATATACACCGATTATACCTTGTTTACGGCCCATCAGGAAATTCTCAAGGACCTAAGCAAACTTTTTAATTTTTTCGACACCAATTACATTGTCAATAAGTATAAGCACCTGATCATTTCCCCCCACTACGCACGGACTAGTTTTTTTCGACTTATCGATCAGGAGATCGCTAAAGCGCGTCGTGGAGAGCAGGGATACATCCGCATCAAGATCAATAGCTTTTCCAATTACCGCATGGTGGATAAGCTCTATGAGGCGAGTAGAGCAGGCGTAAAGATCCAAATGATCGTGCGTGGGATTTGCTGTCTGATACCCGGAGTGGAGGGGATGAGCGAGAATATTGAGGTGATCAGCATAGTCGATAAATTTCTGGAGCATCCCCGACTGTTTATCTTTGGAAAGGAAGGCGATGAAAAGGTCTTTATTTCTTCTTCCGACTGGATGACGCGCAACCTGGACAATCGGGTAGAGGTCACATGCCCCATTTATGACGAAGCGGTCAAGCAGGAAATTCTGGACACCTTTAATATCTGCTGGAAAGATAACGTCAAAGCCCGGGTGATCAGCAAGGCTCAGGACAATCGCTATCGACATAATTCCAGACCCGATTTTCGCTCTCAGTTTGAGACCTATTCCTATTATCTCAATCAACTAAACGGAGGCGATGCTTAG
- a CDS encoding exopolyphosphatase, with protein MLSIRKYAAIDIGSNAIRLLIANVLEQPERETLFRKSSLVRVPIRLGADVFQTGAISQHNLNRMIDTMQAFKLLMNAHGVERYRACATSAMREASNGAAFAKAIQEQTGVSIDIIDGNDEASIISNTDLEVLIQNEKTYLYVDVGGGSTEFTLYSEGQVVTSRSFKIGTVRLLKDLVDHEDWKALEDWIKAETRNYEKIELIGSGGNINKLFKLSGTKIGKPLTYFYLASYYEHLQTFTYEERITQLEMNSDRADVIIPATRIYLSAMKWSKAKRIHVPKIGLADGIIKSLYQQYDLNSSR; from the coding sequence ATGCTTAGTATTCGAAAGTATGCCGCGATTGACATTGGCTCGAACGCCATTCGATTGCTTATTGCTAATGTGCTGGAACAGCCCGAAAGGGAAACCCTCTTCCGGAAAAGTTCTCTGGTACGGGTTCCCATTCGCTTGGGGGCCGATGTTTTTCAGACCGGAGCGATCTCACAACATAATTTAAACCGGATGATCGATACCATGCAGGCGTTCAAATTACTGATGAACGCCCACGGGGTGGAACGGTATCGGGCTTGCGCTACATCAGCCATGCGCGAGGCTTCTAATGGGGCTGCTTTCGCGAAAGCGATACAGGAGCAAACCGGCGTCAGTATTGACATTATCGATGGCAATGACGAGGCCTCCATCATCTCCAATACAGACCTGGAAGTATTGATTCAAAATGAAAAGACTTACCTCTACGTCGATGTTGGAGGGGGAAGCACGGAGTTTACGCTCTACAGTGAAGGACAGGTGGTGACCTCCCGATCCTTTAAGATCGGAACGGTACGCTTACTCAAAGATCTGGTGGATCACGAAGATTGGAAAGCGCTGGAGGATTGGATCAAAGCAGAAACCCGAAACTATGAAAAAATTGAATTGATCGGGTCTGGGGGTAATATCAATAAACTCTTCAAACTGAGTGGGACTAAAATTGGAAAACCACTGACTTATTTCTATTTGGCCTCCTACTACGAGCATTTACAGACCTTTACCTATGAAGAGCGCATCACGCAATTGGAGATGAACTCTGATCGCGCAGATGTGATCATACCGGCCACTCGCATTTACCTTTCAGCCATGAAATGGAGCAAGGCCAAAAGAATTCACGTGCCTAAGATCGGTCTGGCTGACGGGATCATTAAAAGTCTCTACCAACAGTATGACTTAAATTCAAGCCGTTAG
- a CDS encoding porin family protein, protein MRKIVLLLVLVLSVTLASQAQNVRYGVKAGLNFSDLDADGDFSDTDTRIAPAVGFFAEIGLADDLKFQPEFLYSAQGGKQESARVDYLQLPLLLKYNLTKIINIQLGPQPGIKIHEFEDGYKNFEFAGLGGIGLDLNDNFTIEARYAFGLSDIIDAEAIDAKNRYLQVLVAFKL, encoded by the coding sequence ATGAGAAAAATAGTACTTCTACTGGTTCTGGTATTGAGTGTAACACTGGCCTCACAAGCGCAGAATGTTCGTTATGGCGTTAAAGCCGGTTTGAACTTCTCTGATTTGGATGCAGACGGCGATTTTAGTGACACGGATACGCGTATTGCTCCGGCAGTCGGTTTCTTCGCAGAAATAGGCCTTGCCGATGATTTGAAGTTTCAACCCGAATTTTTGTACTCGGCTCAAGGCGGAAAACAGGAATCGGCGCGAGTTGATTATCTACAACTTCCCTTGTTACTCAAGTACAACCTGACTAAGATCATCAACATACAACTGGGACCTCAACCCGGAATCAAGATCCACGAGTTTGAAGATGGGTATAAGAACTTTGAGTTTGCCGGACTTGGTGGGATAGGCCTTGATCTCAACGATAATTTTACCATCGAAGCCCGATACGCTTTTGGACTGTCTGACATCATTGATGCGGAAGCCATTGACGCTAAGAACCGCTACTTGCAAGTATTAGTTGCTTTCAAGTTATAA
- a CDS encoding tRNA-(ms[2]io[6]A)-hydroxylase: MLGLKLPTDPRWVNIVEKNIEEILTDHAFCEQKAASSAISFIIGYPELSELVSEMTLLAQEEMSHFKMVHDLMLERGLTLGRERKDEYVLQLRSFFPKGGSREERLVHRLLVAALIEARSCERFRLLSEQLEDQKLAKFYRKLMISEAGHYTMFLGFARKYGKREKVDQLWQDLLAFEANIMKDLSKSETIHG; the protein is encoded by the coding sequence ATGCTGGGACTCAAACTGCCCACTGACCCACGCTGGGTGAATATCGTAGAAAAGAATATTGAAGAAATTCTGACTGATCACGCTTTTTGCGAACAAAAAGCCGCTTCTTCTGCCATTTCCTTCATCATTGGCTATCCCGAACTGTCAGAACTGGTTTCAGAGATGACCCTACTGGCTCAGGAAGAAATGAGTCACTTTAAAATGGTTCACGATTTGATGCTGGAGCGAGGACTAACTTTAGGGAGAGAGCGGAAGGACGAGTATGTACTTCAGCTTCGCAGTTTTTTTCCAAAAGGAGGTTCACGAGAAGAGCGTCTGGTTCATCGTTTACTGGTGGCCGCCTTAATCGAAGCTCGAAGTTGCGAGCGTTTCCGGCTCTTATCGGAACAACTGGAAGATCAAAAACTCGCTAAATTCTATCGCAAGCTGATGATCAGCGAAGCAGGGCATTACACCATGTTCCTGGGGTTTGCCAGAAAGTACGGCAAACGGGAGAAAGTAGATCAACTCTGGCAGGATCTGCTGGCTTTTGAAGCTAACATCATGAAAGATCTGAGTAAATCAGAAACCATCCACGGATAA
- a CDS encoding DNA polymerase III subunit gamma/tau yields MEQFIVSARKYRPETFADVVGQQAITNTLENAIANNHLAQALLFTGPRGVGKTTCARILAKRINADDQTREDEDFAFNIFELDAASNNSVDDIRNLIDQVRIPPQVGKYKVYIIDEVHMLSQAAFNAFLKTLEEPPRHAIFILATTEKHKIIPTILSRCQIFDFRRIMVKDIREHLVHIAKQEGIEAEEEALQVIAQKADGALRDALSTFDRVVSFCGNTLTRKAVTENLNVLDYDTYFKVTDLLLEGNIPELLLSYNEILAQGFDGHHFISGLASHFRDLMVCRNPATIPLLEVGENTKKQYFEQAQQTDFTFLTRAIELANDCDLKYKNSRNQRLLVELCLMQLASISANGEKKNDRIKILPPTAVPVNRERLNAMKRKTTEQSPSETPSESASGPSGIQSEEQVGQTSSAQAESSKDELDTAPAQTDTAVATQLPNIQRAKKPVSGLSIKGLQKKKELEEKQESQKVDSANLPREPFTEEQLLETWNKYIKKLQRKGGKLMASLLATDVPKLKGTTIHLELPNATMKLELERAQGELMEFLMKDLENYDIKLQITVNETINERFAYTPQEKYAKLKEQNPHLELLKKTFDLEL; encoded by the coding sequence ATGGAACAATTTATCGTATCCGCTCGAAAATACCGACCTGAAACCTTTGCTGATGTAGTGGGGCAACAAGCAATTACCAACACGCTGGAAAATGCCATTGCCAACAATCACCTCGCCCAGGCGCTGCTTTTTACGGGTCCCCGAGGTGTGGGAAAAACCACCTGCGCCCGCATTCTTGCCAAAAGGATCAATGCGGATGATCAGACCCGGGAAGATGAAGATTTTGCCTTCAATATCTTTGAGCTGGATGCGGCTTCGAACAACTCAGTGGATGACATTCGAAACCTGATCGATCAGGTTCGTATTCCACCTCAGGTAGGAAAATACAAGGTGTACATCATTGATGAGGTACATATGTTATCTCAGGCAGCCTTCAATGCCTTTCTTAAAACCTTAGAAGAACCTCCCAGGCACGCCATCTTTATTCTGGCGACCACAGAAAAACACAAGATCATTCCTACCATACTGTCGCGCTGCCAGATCTTTGATTTTCGGCGTATCATGGTAAAGGACATTCGGGAACATCTGGTCCATATCGCCAAACAAGAAGGGATCGAGGCTGAGGAAGAAGCCTTGCAGGTAATTGCTCAAAAGGCAGACGGCGCCCTTCGGGATGCACTTTCCACCTTTGATCGGGTGGTCAGCTTTTGTGGCAATACGCTTACGCGAAAGGCGGTGACCGAGAATTTAAATGTCCTGGATTACGATACCTATTTTAAAGTCACCGATTTATTGTTGGAAGGTAATATTCCGGAGCTTTTGCTGAGCTACAACGAAATCCTGGCCCAAGGATTTGACGGACATCATTTTATTTCGGGCCTGGCTTCGCACTTTAGAGACCTCATGGTCTGTAGAAATCCGGCGACCATTCCCTTGCTCGAAGTTGGGGAGAACACGAAAAAACAGTACTTCGAACAAGCTCAACAGACTGACTTTACCTTTCTGACCCGGGCGATCGAACTGGCTAATGATTGCGATCTCAAGTATAAGAACAGTAGGAATCAGCGATTACTGGTTGAGCTTTGTCTCATGCAATTGGCCTCCATTTCTGCAAATGGAGAAAAAAAAAATGACCGAATAAAGATACTACCGCCTACTGCGGTTCCTGTTAATCGGGAACGATTAAATGCAATGAAGCGCAAAACTACAGAGCAAAGTCCGTCTGAAACCCCCTCGGAGTCCGCTTCAGGCCCGTCCGGAATCCAATCAGAGGAGCAGGTAGGACAAACGTCCTCAGCACAAGCTGAGTCATCGAAGGATGAACTTGATACTGCCCCAGCGCAAACCGATACAGCAGTCGCTACCCAGCTGCCTAATATCCAGCGGGCTAAAAAGCCGGTTTCCGGTTTAAGCATCAAAGGACTCCAAAAGAAAAAGGAACTGGAAGAAAAACAAGAATCGCAAAAAGTAGATTCGGCCAATCTTCCCCGGGAACCTTTTACCGAAGAGCAATTGCTTGAAACCTGGAACAAATACATCAAAAAATTACAACGCAAGGGAGGCAAGCTTATGGCCTCTTTACTAGCCACTGACGTCCCTAAACTGAAAGGAACCACCATCCATCTGGAACTTCCCAATGCTACCATGAAGCTGGAGTTGGAGCGCGCTCAGGGGGAACTGATGGAATTCTTGATGAAGGACCTGGAGAATTACGATATCAAGTTACAGATCACCGTAAACGAAACCATCAATGAACGCTTCGCATATACACCACAAGAAAAATACGCCAAGCTTAAAGAGCAGAATCCCCATCTAGAATTGCTCAAAAAGACCTTTGATTTAGAATTATAG
- a CDS encoding RsmD family RNA methyltransferase, with amino-acid sequence MRIISGTHKGRRILAPRKLPVRPTTDMAKESLFNILNNHFYFKDVKVLDLFSGTGNLSYEFASRGVPAITAVDNHSGCIHFIAKTAEAFEFPIQPFKADVYDYLKKHQGQYDIIVADPPYDFEVERFREIVDLVVQQELLADDGMLIVEHASVMSLEDHPHFAEARKYGSSVFSFFRESEKE; translated from the coding sequence ATGCGAATAATTTCAGGTACCCACAAGGGAAGACGTATTCTCGCACCGAGAAAACTACCTGTACGGCCTACTACGGATATGGCCAAGGAATCGCTTTTCAATATCCTGAACAATCATTTCTACTTTAAGGACGTCAAGGTGCTTGATCTGTTTTCAGGGACCGGCAATCTCAGCTATGAATTTGCTTCCCGAGGCGTTCCGGCGATCACTGCGGTAGACAATCACTCCGGATGCATTCACTTCATAGCCAAGACTGCTGAAGCCTTTGAATTTCCCATTCAGCCGTTTAAAGCAGACGTCTATGATTATCTGAAAAAACATCAGGGTCAGTACGACATTATCGTTGCTGATCCTCCCTATGATTTCGAAGTAGAACGCTTCCGCGAAATTGTGGATCTGGTGGTTCAACAGGAATTGCTTGCTGATGACGGGATGCTGATCGTAGAACACGCCAGCGTCATGAGTCTTGAGGATCACCCTCATTTTGCTGAAGCCCGTAAATACGGTAGTAGTGTGTTCAGCTTTTTCCGCGAAAGCGAAAAAGAATAA
- a CDS encoding DUF3822 family protein, translated as MTNKEVLNTTYKILSIQVRLDGLSFFTQNRLNKEVLDYEYVAFDKTLDPIEVLKQIELCVERFPALRESYKEVKVLFVNDHFTFVPEALFDDKHLTDYLKFNTKILKTDYLAYDGLPNHDLVNVYVPYANIINYFFECYGSFTYLHHMTVWTEYLLDHSTFSEDPQVYINLRPHNFDLIVLKERKLMLANMHQYRTAEDFIYYVLFSLEQLGLSPESTPVELSGTITTDDAIYDYTYQYIREVSIKESETGVIPATDHILKQTVLCE; from the coding sequence ATGACCAATAAAGAAGTATTAAACACCACATATAAGATTTTGTCCATTCAGGTCCGCCTGGATGGACTTTCTTTTTTTACTCAAAACAGGCTCAATAAGGAGGTACTCGATTATGAATACGTTGCTTTTGATAAGACGCTCGACCCCATCGAGGTGCTTAAACAAATCGAGCTTTGCGTGGAGCGATTCCCTGCTTTGCGCGAAAGTTACAAGGAAGTTAAGGTCCTTTTCGTGAATGATCATTTTACCTTTGTGCCGGAAGCTTTGTTTGATGATAAGCACCTTACAGATTACCTTAAGTTCAACACCAAGATCTTAAAAACGGATTATCTCGCTTACGACGGATTGCCCAATCACGATCTGGTCAATGTCTATGTCCCTTACGCCAACATCATCAATTATTTCTTTGAGTGTTATGGTTCGTTCACCTATTTGCATCATATGACCGTATGGACCGAATATCTACTGGATCACAGCACCTTCTCCGAAGATCCTCAGGTGTATATCAACCTGCGGCCTCACAATTTTGATCTCATCGTGCTTAAGGAAAGAAAGCTCATGCTCGCCAATATGCATCAATACCGCACTGCTGAAGATTTTATTTATTACGTCTTGTTTAGCCTGGAGCAGTTGGGTCTCAGTCCGGAGTCTACCCCTGTGGAACTCTCCGGTACTATCACAACCGATGACGCGATTTATGACTATACCTATCAATACATACGGGAGGTGTCCATAAAAGAATCGGAAACCGGTGTGATCCCCGCTACTGATCATATCCTGAAGCAAACCGTGCTATGCGAATAA